One window of the Esox lucius isolate fEsoLuc1 chromosome 8, fEsoLuc1.pri, whole genome shotgun sequence genome contains the following:
- the cyldl gene encoding ubiquitin carboxyl-terminal hydrolase CYLD: MDAKDNKHVYFIVIETSINALKFGAGQICYIEESKYMEKIEVETLMYLPVVSLGNVGEEYLKVTYLEQVSVHQAELLFSVGESSQRLRYFKEREALDKALSLTKDTAVSVEMEGTWLQGIIRYIGRITEPLSPDPITGTYFGIELLEEDRGKGQNDGFYMGKRYFTCQQDCGVFAPFSRVRHLVSNPVRTIADQPPGLPVPTESLQLSSAGPLSTGDRVIFFLDNDMIHGMVMGLEEKESGTLVIISTDIDERGGTDSVHVPLENVIKEEVFPLEPKLNLESLETEDVTIMPAEEIHPLGLNVNSLVEVTLGKGPSYGTIRWIGFLPGREGTMAGLELEQEDGVSDGTFKGKRYFSCPTKRGLFIKLLSCQPDSRFQAAGATPKEQRTDSPGDLPSAPITSEQVEKMLIGRMKGIQGHINSCYMDSALFSLFCCSSVLDSLLFKRTEPQDAPIQRTLLHDIVNPLRSKGFVEGRHVMKLRQQLQALGYCHTFTTDEKDPEEFLTLVMHNILCLDPLLKLSAGGKVQESYCYQIFLDHNHSLVLPNVQQLLEHSFMSAGLKLAEVPSCLILQMPRFGKTFKMFPKIIPSLELDITDLLSEGPQQCVLCGQLAYEECMDCFTEPVFSRTGFKLFCRTCSTQVHSHPERMSHSPSPLSLPEGYPTPPGFQCQLTTPPRERLQLFAVLSIETSHYVSFIKHGPKNTDWIFFDSMADRQGEKEGFNIPQVEACPEVGMYLNMSPAELANQIPRDMKGVAKRLFCDAYMYLYQSTNMSLYR; the protein is encoded by the exons ATGGATGCAAAGGATAACAAGCATGTATACTTCATTGTAATTGAGACATCAATTAACGCACTTAAATTCGGTGCTGGTCAGATATGCTACATTGAGGAAAGTAAATACATGGAGAAAATTGAGGTTGAGACTTTAATGTACCTCCCAGTAGTTAGTTTAGGAAACGTGGGGGAAGAGTATTTAAAGGTAACCTACTTGGAGCAAGTTTCTGTTCATCAGGCTGAGCTGTTGTTTAGTGTCGGAGAGAGTTCCCAGAGACTGAGGTATTTTAAGGAGAGGGAGGCATTGGATAAAGCCCTGAGTCTCACCAAAGATACAGCAGTCAGTGTGGAGATGGAGGGAACGTGGCTACAGGGAATCATCCGCTACATAGGAAGGATAACAGAGCCATTGTCCCCTGACCCCATAACAGGAACTTATTTTGGCATTGAATTGCTG gaagaggacagaggaaaaggACAGAATGACGGGTTCTATATGGGCAAACGCTACTTCACCTGTCAACAAGACTGCGGGGTTTTTGCCCCGTTCTCTAGAGTCAGGCATTTGGTGTCCAACCCCGTGAGAACAATTGCAGACCAGCCACCAGGCCTGCCTGTTCCAACAGAGTCCCTCCAACTGTCCTCCGCGGGTCCGCTCAGCACTGGCGACAGAGTCATCTTCTTTCTGGACAACGACATGATTCATGGCATGGTGATGGGCCTTGAGGAGAAGGAGAGTGGGACACTCGTCATCATCTCAACT GACATAGACGAGAGGGGGGGGACTGATAGTGTCCATGTGCCGCTGGAGAATGTCATCAAAGAGGAGGTGTTTccgctag agcctaaacttaaccttgaGTCTTTGGAGACTGAAGATGTAACTATAATGCCTGCAGAGGAGATTCATCCCCTGGGTCTAAATGTAAACTCTCTAGTTGAAGTGACCCTGGGTAAAGGACCAAGTTACGGAACAATCCGCTGGATAGGCTTTCTGCCCGGTCGGGAGGGAACCATGGCTGGACTGGAACTG gAACAGGAGGATGGAGTGAGTGATGGTACCTTTAAAGGCAAGAGGTATTTCAGCTGTCCGACAAAACGAGGTCTCTTCATCAAGTTGCTATCTTGCCAACCTGACTCCCGCTTCCAGGCAGCAGGAGCCACTCCCAAAGAACAGAGAACTG ACAGCCCAGGGGATCTCCCATCAGCCCCCATCACCTCTGAGCAGGTAGAAAAGATGCTGATTGGTCGAATGAAGGGTATCCAGGGCCACATTAACTCCTGCTACATGGACTCAGCCCTCTTTAG tCTGTTCTGTTGTTCCTCAGTACTGGACTCCCTGCTGTTTAAGAGAACTGAACCTCAGGATGCCCCCATCCAGAGAACTCTGCTGCATGACATTGTCAACCCCCTCCGCAG CAAGGGTTTTGTGGAAGGAAGACACGTTATGAAACTTCGTCAGCAGCTGCAGGCACTTGGCTACTgccacacattcaccacagATGAGAAAG ACCCAGAGGAGTTTCTCACCCTCGTCATGCATAATATTCTCTGTCTGGATCCTCTCCTCAAACT GTCAGCTGGGGGGAAGGTACAAGAGAGCTACTGTTATCAGATCTTCTTGGACCACAATCACAGCCTGGTCCTTCCTAATGTCCAACAGCTACTGGAACACTCTTTCATGAGTGCAGGACTGAAACTGgcagag GTACCGTCTTGTCTTATCCTCCAGATGCCTCGCTTTGGGAAGACGTTCAAGATGTTTCCGAAGATTATTCCTTCACTGGAGTTGGACATCACAGACCTTCTGTCAGAGg gtccccagcagtgtgtgttgtgtggccAGCTGGCATATGAGGAGTGCATGGACTGCTTTACAGAGCCAGTCTTCAGCAGGACAGGATTTAAATTGTTCTGCAGGACCTGCTCTACCCAG GTGCACTCTCACCCCGAGCGGATGTCCCACAGCCCCTCCCCCCTGTCCCTTCCTGAGGGTTACCCCACCCCTCCAGGCTTCCAATGCCAGCTGACCACCccacccagagagagactgcagcTGTTTGCAGTGCTGTCCATAGAGACTAGTCACTATGTCTCCTTTATCAAACATGGACCAAAAAACACAGACTGGATCTTCTTTGACAGCATGGCTGACAGACAAG gagagaaggagggctTCAATATTCCCCAGGTGGAGGCGTGTCCAGAGGTCGGCATGTACCTAAACATGTCCCCTGCCGAGCTGGCCAATCAGATACCTCGGGACATGAAGGGTGTGGCTAAACGTCTGTTTTGTGATGCATACATGTACCTGTACCAAAGTACCAACATGAGCCTCTACCGCTAA